A segment of the Desulfitobacterium dehalogenans ATCC 51507 genome:
GGGATCAAGTTGTTCGGGTTCGGGTGGTTGAGGAATTTTATTCTTGAGTGCCTCTACGAATTTTCTCCAATGGAGAGAAGCATCGACAATTTCGAATGAAAGGACCTTTATGTCCTCAGGGTTATCAGCCGGATGATAGTTGATGAAGAAATCGCGATTTCTTGTTTTATGCTTTTTCCTGATTTCGATGGAAACTATTTGATCGTAAAAGAGGTATTTGGGAGTTTTACCTTTCCCAATTCGCAAAGCGATAGAAAGCCTTTGTTCTGCATCTTCTTGTGTAATTCTAACACCGAAGATGCCATTGTCATCAAAGTCGCTAATTCCTTGAACATACTTGAAATTACAACAAAGGTTCCCATACCAATCCCTGCTCCCGAATATAGGCAATATCAATCCCTCCGATCTGTATTACTTTTACCAAAATTATACTCAAACCATAAGGCTATTGCTACAGATAATTTAGGTTGAGGCTTCATGAGCTTTGATTATCGCTTTTACTAATTTCATTAAAAAATAGGAGGAATACAATATGAGTGATTTACAAGATTTCTTGATGGACAGTTTTGAGGATGCAGAAGTTATTGAACGCAAAGTAAGCCTTGGTGGCAAAGATAAGGTTATGAAGTTCAAATCTATTTCGGCCACCACGGGTGATGAGATTAGAAAGAGCTGTCGCAAAACAACCTTCCATAAAGGTCAGCGGATTGTTGAAACCGATCAGGATGCATTCGTAGCCAAATTGATTACTGAAACGACTGTATTTCCTGACTTCAAATCTCAGGAGCTTCAGCAAAGTTGGGGTGTGCTTGGCGCCGAAAATCTGTTAAATGCCATGAAAGCAAAAATGAAGGATGGCGAATATGCCACCCTTTCGAATATTGTCAGTGAAATCAATGGTTACAACAAAACCATGGACGACCTAGTTGAAGAAGCAAAAAACTAATTGAGGGGGGCGATGCTGAGGCTAATTATGCCTACTACGCCCTCCATGAATTTCACATTTTACCGGGTGCGTTTATGAGATTACCCCGTAATGAAAAGGCGCTTGTCTATGCCATGATTGATATTCGCATTAAAAAAGAGAAGCAGGACATGGCTAAAGCGAAGAAAAAGAGATAAGTAGTAGATTTTCGTTTACACAGGAATATTTTGCTAGTATGATTAATGCAAATGTGTGAACGGAGGAGATGTGTGTGGCCAGTGCTCTAGTTAATTTAATCGAAGGATTGCCCCTTAAAGACCCTGAAGCTCAATTGGAAATTAAATTTGATGATGAATATTTGATAATCGAAGAGAGAAGCTTTAAAGTATTCAAAACAGTTATAGAGAATACGTTTAAAATCCCGCTATGCAATATCTTGGATACTATCGTTACGACAGAAAAAGAGGTTGTCGATAAGGATAAAAGTGCTATAGGAAGAGGTGTACTAGGTGGGGCGATATTCGGTCCTGCCGGGTTAATTTTAGGTGGAATGTCTGGGATTGGAACTAAAAAGAAGAAAGAAACCATTTGGGTTTATATAGTGTCCTTTGTGTCATCTGGTGGGGAAATAAAAAATATTACATTCAAAATGTCATTTGTGATGAAAAGCGTTACAGATAAATTTGATAAAACCCTCAAAAAGAAACTGGATTCAATTGAGAGAAGTGAAGAGGTTAAGAAGATCCTCACAAAAACGGATCAAAAGGAATTCTTGCTATAAAAAAAGATCAAAAGCACTCATTTAAGGGTGCTTTTTCTTATGCCTAAAAGGAGGCGGTGACGTGGCGACTGTTAGTTCTACCCTAAAAATGTTTGATGCAATGAGCACCCCTTTACAAAACATTACTCAGGGCATGAATATGATGATTTCGACAATGAATCAAATGCAAAACGCAGCAGAAAGAAATACGAATATTGATAGGACTTTGACAGTAGCCAAAGAGAGAATTGCCGCTGCAGAAACAGAAATAGCCAAGGCAATTAGAGAATCCGAAGAAGCTCAGAACAGATTTAATCGGTCAATGGATAAAGGTCAGGGCATAGCTAATTCACTAACTGGCAAGATCAAGGGATTTGTGGGGGCATATCTCGGTGCTTCAGCTTTTCAAAAAGGTGCCAGTATTATAAAAGAATGGACAGGGCTTGCCGACATACAGATTTCTTCTGATCGCCAACTTGCCACTGTAATGAAAAATATGGGTGCGACAGAAGCTGAATTTGAAGCCATAAAGCAACGCGCATCCCAAGTACAGCTCGAGACGACTTATGATAGTGGAGCACTGCTTGGAGGCGCAGGTGAACTTGCAACATATCTTGGCACTGGCGAAGCTATCGAAGCAATGATGGGTACGTTAGCAAATTACGCTGCTGGAATGGGAGGCATGGAAATCGATAAAAGGGCTATGGTGGAATATGCAACTCAACTTGGAAAGGCTTTAGATGGACAATTTGATGGTCTTGCCAAAAAAGGGTTTGTCGTTACGGACGCTCAAAAAGCTATAATTGAAAAAGGTACTGAAATGGAAAGAGTTGCAGTAATAGCAGATATAATCAACCAGTCGTGGAGTGGGCTTGCAGAAGCCCTAGCGAATACCCCAGAGGGTCAGATTTTACAAATGAAAAACACATGGGACGGCATAAAAGAAACCGTTGGAACTTACTTATACCCAGCCGTTTTAAGATTTTTTAATACCTTAAATTCTAACCTTCCGCAGGCGCAAGGCTTGATGATGATCTTTGCAAATGCTGCAATATTTATCATGACCGCGCTGGGAGGAATTATAAATGCAGCTGCATGGCTTGGTAACGTAATTCAAAACAATTGGGGAGTAATAGAACCTATCCTTGTGGCTATTGGGGCGGCCTTGACGACATGGGCAGTTGCGCAAATTCCCGCATTAGTAACCAGTCTATGGAAGATGGTCCCACCGATAGCGGCAGCAGCAAAAGAGTGGTTGCTTGTCAACTGGCCCATCCTCCTTATCGGTGCCGCTATAGGTTTTGTGCTTTACGCCATGATCAAATGGGGCGATGCCACTGTTGAGGTCATAGGTTTCGTTGGCGGGCTATTCGGCATTCTATTTGGATTTCTGTACAATAAGTTCGCCAGCTTTGCTAACATAGTCTTATCTGTTGCTGAATTTTTT
Coding sequences within it:
- a CDS encoding phage tail assembly chaperone; amino-acid sequence: MSDLQDFLMDSFEDAEVIERKVSLGGKDKVMKFKSISATTGDEIRKSCRKTTFHKGQRIVETDQDAFVAKLITETTVFPDFKSQELQQSWGVLGAENLLNAMKAKMKDGEYATLSNIVSEINGYNKTMDDLVEEAKN